A window of the Oncorhynchus masou masou isolate Uvic2021 chromosome 13, UVic_Omas_1.1, whole genome shotgun sequence genome harbors these coding sequences:
- the LOC135552682 gene encoding protein phosphatase Slingshot homolog 2-like produces MTLGSVSATGSSAEGCFCSCCGVKMMPYFSDNGVVSQNQINQLISESFLTVKGAAVFLPRGNGSSPSSAPRISQQWNKHTGDLQQHLQTMFTVLRPEDNIRLAVRLESAYAQPQCTRYMVVVSTNGRQDTEESVVLGLDFGSSDSSCTMGLVLPLWSDTLIHLDGDGGFSVSTVNRVHVFKPVSVQAMWSALQSLHKACEVARCHNYYPGSLFLTWVSYYQSQVSSDQVCINEWNAMQDVQSHRADSPILFTDVPTERERTERLIKTRLREIMMQKDLENVTSKEIRTELEMQMVCNLREFKEFIDNEMIVILGQMDSPTEIFDHVYLGSEWNASNLEELQTSGVRYILNVTREIDNFFPGVFEYHNIRVYDEEATNLLEYWNDTYKFITKARKAGAKCLVHCKMGVSRSASTVIAYAMKEYGWDLERAFDYVKERRGVTKPNPSFMKQLEEYQGILLASKQRHNKLWRSHSDSDLSERHESPLCKTGPPSHTLGLSDPHNNNNGPTPSLQHFLLQALSAANDPDNKSKGSHISDTQSEPVRLTRSLSHSPGPPASNGLCDSRERLFSRGRGPRQDSFRPRAVTVVLEERTDNSALAGVAVTVPITAVPHAPPSRHILPPSPFPQPLTKPLHLGLSTQLSSPVPKQKSQSVELTLDLPDHSSSEVLSQDTLESSDYSDILGRSLSDPLRERGDSVSMMSPGIPMAVSPLTPTTPGSLGPYANDDNNNPCGDTDTILANPVDATCVTTSSNLGTDSIDFFSAREKFLGLSQDGKTRTLSEQMAQRTPQSRCPSQELQPLSPENPAGALPPLPSTEEEEQGKSSPHKEDGSDRASQEKASSPPHHDNGVSVRHIVTEIESISHPPVAAPLSSTQPAPHSPQQLRPDDRDEETPLTSPSSYPQSPSTPPSDWPAGSVRRATKQLEQRLRQELDLTLSNMSTQRSPLHSPSAEFHPTGSPLHSPSAEFHPTGSPLHSPSAEFHPTGSPLHSPSAEFHPTGSPLHSPSAEFHPTGSPLHSPSADSTPRAPLHSPSAEFHPTGSPLHSPSAEFHPTGSPLHTPSTDCPSLLAPTIDFPKQRRQTPAPEQGRPLNEAFTVSAEPKGETEQGGFVVSDMDVAPSFSHYPDACHTPKPIPIIVCSSLEPSRVQPQAPSALLWLEGVTALDSDTDGPSPPPPHQGRLALACSSEELEKIQETLRELQAFLYDAGGLGAGEKPGQGKHHGETPVWQRAMEIEARIRQAGLTPPSLMKRSASLAKLDCLELSASDLNDWDLRPTTASPQGPQLMPTPHPRSHHHPSPDDVSKKQRVLSRAPLGGLYPLDSDRTDRGSQRAGSDPPCLSSPPCCVLQGDEELETDPSPRLTRTQSPASAPDITMTTAQQQPRGKSHPLRRLRKAADKKRTATVLYHTM; encoded by the exons ATGACTCTCGGTAGTGTCTCCGCTACCGGGAGCTCGGCGGAGGGCTGCTTCTGCTCCTGCTGCGGAGTGAAGATGATGCCCTACTTCTCCGACAACGGAGTTGTGTCTCAGAACCAGATCAACCAACT CATCAGTGAGAGCTTCCTGACGGTGAAGGGCGCCGCTGTCTTCCTGCCTCGGGGAAATGGCTCCTCCCCTTCCTCGGCACCCCGCATCAGCCAGCAGtggaacaaacacacag gtgaCCTCCAGCAGCACCTGCAGACCATGTTCACCGTGCTGCGGCCAGAAGACAACATCCGCCTG GCGGTGCGCCTGGAGAGTGCGTACGCTCAGCCTCAGTGCACGCGTTACATGGTGGTGGTGTCCACCAATGGGAGACAGGACACAGAGGAGAGCGTGGTGCTGGGCCTGGACTTTGGCTCCTCAGACAG CTCATGCACAATGGGGCTGGTTCTACCCCTGTGGAGCGACACACTGATCCACTTGGACGGAGACGG gggCTTCAGTGTGTCCACGGTCAACAGGGTCCATGTCTTCAAACCGGTCTCTGTCCAGGCCATGTG GTCTGCCCTGCAGTCGCTCCACAAGGCGTGCGAGGTGGCCCGCTGTCACAACTACTACCCCGGCAGCCTGTTCCTGACCTGGGTCAGCTACTATCAGAGCCAGGTCTCCTCTGACCAGGTCTGCATCAACGAGTGGAATGCCATGCAGGACGTCCAGTCCCACCGTGCCGACTCGCCCATCCTCTTCACCGATGT GCCCACAGAGAGGGAGCGCACGGAGAGGTTGATCAAGACTCGCCTCAGAGAGATCATGATGCAGAAAGACCTGGAGAATGTCACCTCCAAAGAG ATTCGCACAGAGCTGGAGATGCAGATGGTGTGCAACCTTCGGGAGTTCAAGGAGTTTATTGACAACGAGATGATCGTCATCCTGGGTCAGATGGACAGCCCCACAGAGATCTTTGACCATGTTTACCTG GGCTCTGAGTGGAACGCTTCAAACTTGGAGGAGCTGCAGACCAGCGG TGTGAGGTACATCCTCAACGTGACGCGGGAGATCGACAACTTCTTTCCAGGCGTTTTTGAGTACCACAACATCCGCGTGTACGACGAGGAGGCCACCAACCTGCTGGAGTACTGGAACGACACCTACAAGTTCATCACCAAGGCCAG GAAAGCAGGGGCTAAGTGCCTGGTCCACTGTAAGATGGGTGTGAGTCGCTCGGCCTCCACGGTGATCGCTTACGCCATGAAGGAGTACGGCTGGGACCTGGAGAGGGCCTTCGACTACGTCAAGGAGCGCCGCGGCGTCACCAAGCCCAACCCCTCCTTCATGAAGCAGCTGGAGGAGTACCAGGGTATCCTGCTGgccag TAAACAGAGGCATAACAAGTTGTGGCGCTCCCACTCGGACAGCGACCTCTCAGAGCGCCACGAGTCTCCTCTGTGTAAGACGGGCCCTCCCAGCCACACCCTGGGCCTCTCGgacccacacaacaacaacaatggcCCCACGCCCTCCCTGCAACACTTCCTGCTCCAGGCGCTTAGTGCTGCCAATGACCCCGACAACAAGTCCAAGGGCTCCCACATTTCAGACACACAGTCAGAGCCTGTCCGACTCACCCgctcactctcccactctcctggTCCGCCAGCCTCCAACGGTCTGTGTGACTCCCGGGAGAGACTCTTTTCTCGAGGGCGAGGACCCCGCCAGGACTCCTTCCGCCCACGGGCGGTCACGGTGGTGCTCGAGGAGAGAACGGACAACTCTGCTCTGGCGGGGGTGGCCGTGACTGTGCCAATCACCGCCGTCCCCCATGCTCCTCCCTCACGGCatatcctccctccttctcccttcccccaGCCACTGACCAAACCCCTCCATTTAGGTTTGAGCACACAGTTGTCCAGTCCTGTGCCTAAACAGAAATCCCAGAGTGTAGAGCTGACCCTGGATCTGCCTGACCACAGCAGCTCCGAGGTCTTATCTCAGGACACCCTGGAGTCCAGCGACTACTCGGACATCCTGGGACGCTCCCTGTCAGACccgctgagagagaggggggacagtgTCAGTATGATGTCCCCAGGGATCCCCATGGCCGTGAGCCCTCTCACCCCAACAACGCCTGGGTCTTTAGGACCCTACGCCAACGATGACAACAACAACCCCTGCGGCGACACAGACACTATCCTCGCTAACCCCGTCGACGCCACATGCGTCACCACGTCCTCCAACCTCGGAACGGACAGCATCGACTTCTTCAGCGCCCGCGAGAAATTCCTGGGCCTGTCCCAAGACGGAAAGACCCGGACTCTTTCCGAGCAGATGGCTCAGCGGACGCCTCAGTCGCGGTGCCCCAGCCAGGAGCTTCAGCCGCTGTCCCCCGAGAACCCTGCTGGAGCACTGCCACCACTGCCAAgcacagaggaagaggagcagggAAAG AGTTCACCCCATAAGGAGGACGGTAGCGACCGAGCCAGTCAAGAAAAAGCCTCGTCGCCTCCCCATCACGACAACGGCGTGTCAGTCCGCCATATTGTCACAGAGATAGAGTCCATATCCCACCCGCCGGTGGCGgcgcccctctcctccacccagccgGCCCCCCACAGCCCACAGCAGCTGCGCCCAGACGACCGTGACGAGGAGACCCCATTGACCTCACCATCCTCCTACCCACAATCCCCCTCCACGCCTCCCTCGGATTGGCCGGCCGGCTCAGTGCGCAGGGCCACCAAACAGCTAGAGCAGAGGCTGAGGCAAGAGCTGGACTTAACTCTCAGCAACATGTCTACCCAAcgctcccctctccactcccccaGTGCAGAGTTCCACCCCACGggctcccctctccactcccccaGTGCAGAGTTCCACCCCACGggctcccctctccactcccccaGTGCAGAGTTCCACCCCACGggctcccctctccactcccccaGTGCAGAGTTCCACCCCACGggctcccctctccactcccccaGTGCAGAGTTCCACCCCACGggctcccctctccactcccccaGTGCAGA TTCCACCCCACGGGCCCCTCTCCACTCCCCCAGTGCAGAGTTCCACCCCACGggctcccctctccactcccccaGTGCAGAGTTCCACCCCACGGGCTCCCCTCTCCATACGCCAAGCACGGACTGCCCATCCCTCCTCGCTCCTACCATAGACTTCCCCAAGCAGCGTAGGCAAACCCCTGCTCCAGAGCAAGGAAGACCTCTGAATGAGGCTTTCACTGTGTCTGCAGAGCCCAAAGGAGAGACTGAGCAGGGAGGGTTTGTCGTCTCAGACATGGACGTTGCCCCTTCCTTCTCTCACTACCCAGATGCCTGCCACACCCCTAAGCCCATCCCAATCATCGTGTGCTCTTCCCTAGAGCCTTCTAGGGTCCAGCCCCAGGCCCCCTCTGCACTGCTGTGGCTGGAGGGGGTGACGGCCCTTGACTCAGACACGGATGGCCCCTCCCCTCCCCCGCCCCACCAAGGAAGGCTGGCCCTGGCATGCAGCAGTGAGGAACTGGAGAAGATCCAGGAGACTCTGAGGGAGCTGCAGGCCTTCCTGTACGATGCGGGGGGCCTGGGGGCTGGAGAGAAACCTGGTCAGGGGAAGCATCACGGGGAGACTCCTGTGTGGCAGAGGGCCATGGAGATTGAGGCACGGATCCGCCAGGCGGGCCTCACGCCCCCCTCCTTGATGAAGCGCTCAGCCTCGCTGGCCAAGCTTGACTGCCTGGAGCTGTCAGCCAGCGACCTGAATGACTGGGACCTACGGCCCACCACCGCCAGCCCTCAAGGACCCCAATTGATGCCCACCCCTCACCCCCGCTCCCACCATCACCCCAGTCCAGACGATGTTTCCAAGAAGCAGCGGGTGTTGTCCAGGGCCCCCCTAGGGGGGTTGTACCCACtggactcagacaggactgatagggGCTCCCAGAGAGCAGGGAGTgatcccccctgtctctcctcacctccatgtTGTGTTCTTCAAGGGGACGAGGAGCTAGAGACAGACCCCTCCCCCCGGCTCACCCGCACCCAGTCCCCGGCGAGCGCTCCCGACATCACTATGACAACCGCGCAGCAGCAGCCCCGCGGGAAGAGTCACCCGCTGCGGCGGCTCCGCAAGGCTGCCGACAAGAAACGGACTGCCACTGTTCTCTACCACACCATGTGA